One Coccinella septempunctata chromosome 8, icCocSept1.1, whole genome shotgun sequence genomic window carries:
- the LOC123319031 gene encoding uncharacterized protein LOC123319031, whose amino-acid sequence MAHGLSSVLKRSPAAITCKSEGKSGAGSRRIFAPHFKLQVLDSYRNDADCKGNQRATARKYGIHRRQIQKWLQAENNLRNSVCKAKSECTNPVDSCNNNNNNHEVKRYGIEMALRLGRLQDASKSQLGDGVKLIPAPSQLEVKAASAAAPAPLDFTTHSRSSSSASPIVATDPPPYPDSPIDLSFKKIASGLPSPGAPVPYPPSPIATPMSLGVQSHPDVWDLSKKRKLDVTCLSPAESPKPVKLFKPYLDDFNKDSSSSSSSTSSCEECPPPCFSQPITPPTFPSDYYFYNHNNNVCDIKAECTYTIHELQPKSSLTCCYPYPSTYPVREYEQPYYCQSYDDSYTPCLAPLKQRQSYSLDFKLSAIDCYYEDSTCKGNQRAVANKYNIHRRQVQKWLKQEEELRQRNQIIKHTQLVR is encoded by the coding sequence TTGAGCTCCGTGTTGAAACGCAGCCCCGCAGCTATTACGTGCAAGTCAGAGGGCAAAAGTGGAGCAGGTTCTCGTAGGATATTCGCCCCACATTTCAAGTTGCAAGTGTTGGATTCGTATAGGAACGACGCTGATTGCAAGGGGAACCAACGTGCCACCGCTAGAAAATACGGGATACACAGGAGACAGATACAAAAGTGGCTACAGGCCGAGAATAATCTCAGGAACAGTGTGTGCAAAGCCAAAAGTGAGTGTACGAATCCAGTGGACagttgtaataataataataataatcacgAAGTGAAAAGATACGGGATCGAGATGGCCTTGAGGCTCGGTAGACTGCAGGACGCCTCGAAGTCCCAGCTCGGAGATGGCGTCAAGCTTATTCCGGCGCCAAGTCAACTCGAGGTCAAAGCGGCTTCCGCCGCTGCCCCGGCCCCCCTCGATTTCACAACGCATTCTCGCTCCTCTAGCAGTGCCAGCCCGATTGTCGCCACCGATCCCCCCCCGTACCCCGACTCGCCCATAGACTTGTCGTTCAAGAAGATCGCCTCGGGCCTGCCAAGCCCTGGTGCACCTGTGCCTTACCCCCCTTCACCGATCGCGACGCCAATGAGTCTCGGCGTTCAATCTCACCCAGATGTATGGGATCTGTCCAAGAAACGTAAGCTTGACGTTACTTGCCTGTCGCCCGCTGAATCACCTAAGCCCGTCAAACTGTTCAAACCTTATCTAGACGATTTCAACAAAGACAGTTCGTCTTCCTCATCTTCCACCTCTAGCTGCGAGGAATGTCCGCCGCCTTGCTTTTCTCAGCCGATCACACCACCGACATTTCCCTCTGATTATTACTTCTACAACCACAACAACAACGTCTGCGATATCAAAGCTGAATGTACCTATACCATACACGAATTACAACCTAAATCTTCCCTTACTTGCTGCTATCCATACCCTTCAACTTACCCCGTACGAGAATATGAACAACCCTATTATTGCCAAAGTTACGACGATAGTTACACTCCGTGCTTGGCTCCATTGAAACAGCGACAAAGCTACAGCCTGGACTTCAAACTAAGTGCAATAGATTGCTATTACGAAGATTCAACTTGCAAAGGGAACCAGAGAGCAGTCGCTAACAAGTACAACATCCACAGGAGACAAGTACAGAAATGGTTGAAGCAAGAAGAGGAATTACGGCAAAGAAATCAGATCATCAAACACACCCAACTTGTGAGGTGA